Proteins encoded by one window of Anguilla rostrata isolate EN2019 chromosome 9, ASM1855537v3, whole genome shotgun sequence:
- the LOC135264201 gene encoding sodium/calcium exchanger 1-like isoform X3 — MIEIKIIDDEEYEKNKTFTIHLGEPILLEIGQKHGDTNENKLPVGAEEEEVAKMGCPSLGEHTNLEVVIEESYEFKNTVDKLIKKTNLALVVGSSSWREQFVSAVTVSAGDDDEEESGEERLPSCFDYIMHFLTVFWKVLFAFVPPTEYWNGWACFMVSISLIGVLTAVTGDLASHFGCTIGLKDSVTAVVFVALGTSVPDTFASKVAAIQDQYADASIGNVTGSNAVNVFLGIGVAWTIAAVYWHSQGKQFRVNPGSLAFSVTLFTVMAVLSVLVLLYRRRPSVAGGELGGPRTCKLLTSLLFISLWLLYILLASLEAYCHVPGF, encoded by the exons ATGATAGAGATAAAGATCATAGATGATGAGGAGTATGAGAAGAACAAAACCTTCACCATTCATTTGGGCGAGCCCATCCTGCTGGAGATTGGACAGAAGCATG GGGACACCAATGAGAACAAGCTGCCGGTGggggccgaggaggaggaggtggccaAGATGGGCTGCCCGAGCCTGGGGGAGCACACAAACCTGGAGGTGGTGATCGAGGAGTCTTACGAGTTCAAG aaCACGGTGGATAAGCTGATAAAGAAGACTAACCTGGCTCTggtggtggggagcagcagctggagagAGCAGTTTGTCAGCGCTGTCACAGTCAGTGCAG GTGATGATGACGAAGAGGAGAGCGGTGAGGAGCGGCTGCCGTCGTGCTTCGACTACATCATGCACTTCCTGACGgtgttctggaaggttctgTTCGCCTTCGTGCCGCCCACGGAGTACTGGAACGGCTGGGCCTGCTTCATGGTGTCCATCTCGCTGATCGGCGTGCTGACGGCCGTCACCGGCGACCTGGCGTCCCACTTCGGCTGCACCATCGGCCTCAAGGACTCCGTCACCGCCGTGGTGTTCGTGGCCCTGGGGACCTCTGTGCCTG ACACCTTTGCCAGTAAGGTGGCAGCGATCCAGGACCAGTACGCCGACGCGTCCATCGGGAATGTGACGGGCAGCAACGCGGTCAACGTCTTCCTGGGCATCGGCGTGGCCTGGACCATCGCCGCCGTGTACTGGCACAGCCAGGGGAAGCAGTTCCGGGTCAACCCAGGGTCGCTGGCCTTCTCGGTCACGCTGTTCACGGTAATGGCAGTGCTGAGCGTGCTGGTGCTCCTGTACCGCCGGCGCCCCTcagtggcggggggggagctgggCGGCCCCCGCACCTGCAAGCTGCTCACCTCTCTGCTCTTCATCTCGCTCTGGCTCCTCTACATCCTGCTGGCCTCTCTGGAGGCTTACTGCCATGTGCCAGGGTTCTGA